Proteins from a genomic interval of Alteromonas macleodii ATCC 27126:
- the murG gene encoding undecaprenyldiphospho-muramoylpentapeptide beta-N-acetylglucosaminyltransferase, translating to MAKRCLIMAGGTGGHVFPGLAVANALRKEGWDIHWLGTAERMEAQVVPKHDIPIHFIPVKGLRGKGVTARLQGAVALVKSLFSARRIIKRLQPDIVVGFGGYASGPGGVAAKSLGIPVIVHEQNAAAGMTNKLLSKFASRVLLGFDDAKEQFSGGATKVHTVGNPVRDEIWQVKPKSVDIDADARENTTEHKQGLNLLVVGGSLGAQILNETVPETCGVLEGLSIKHQCGKGNSEGVIKAYTSVGADMSKIDVSDFIDDMAAAYEWADFVVCRAGALTVSEVAAAGRAAIFVPLPFAVDDHQTKNAQSLVKQNAALMIAQSVLKENLGQAVRQWLQHPEDCLKMGAVAKTCASTHATENVVSHVKSVVGVGD from the coding sequence ATGGCTAAGCGTTGCTTAATTATGGCTGGCGGTACAGGCGGGCATGTTTTCCCAGGCCTTGCAGTGGCAAACGCGCTTCGAAAGGAAGGTTGGGACATTCATTGGCTAGGCACCGCCGAGCGGATGGAAGCGCAAGTTGTGCCTAAGCACGACATACCTATTCACTTTATTCCGGTAAAAGGGCTTCGTGGCAAAGGTGTTACGGCACGTCTTCAAGGTGCTGTTGCGTTAGTTAAAAGCTTATTTTCTGCAAGGCGAATTATAAAGCGCCTTCAACCTGATATCGTTGTTGGGTTTGGCGGTTACGCTAGCGGCCCTGGTGGGGTTGCTGCAAAAAGCTTAGGTATTCCCGTTATTGTGCATGAACAAAATGCAGCGGCAGGCATGACCAATAAGCTTCTTAGTAAATTCGCAAGTCGCGTGCTTCTGGGCTTTGACGATGCCAAAGAACAATTTTCAGGTGGCGCTACTAAGGTGCATACTGTGGGCAATCCTGTTCGTGATGAAATTTGGCAGGTGAAGCCCAAATCTGTAGACATTGACGCAGACGCTCGTGAAAACACCACAGAGCATAAACAAGGCCTTAATTTACTTGTTGTAGGCGGCAGTTTAGGCGCACAAATTCTCAATGAAACCGTGCCGGAGACTTGCGGGGTGCTAGAAGGTTTATCAATCAAACACCAATGTGGAAAAGGTAACAGTGAAGGTGTCATTAAAGCCTACACGTCGGTGGGCGCAGATATGTCGAAAATCGATGTCAGTGACTTTATTGATGACATGGCCGCAGCTTATGAATGGGCAGACTTTGTTGTCTGTAGAGCCGGTGCGCTTACGGTAAGTGAAGTTGCAGCTGCCGGACGCGCGGCGATTTTCGTACCGCTACCTTTTGCGGTAGACGATCACCAAACAAAAAATGCGCAGTCGTTAGTTAAGCAAAATGCGGCACTGATGATTGCTCAATCTGTATTAAAAGAAAATTTAGGGCAGGCGGTGCGTCAGTGGTTACAACACCCTGAAGACTGCTTAAAGATGGGCGCTGTAGCAAAAACATGTGCAAGCACTCATGCCACGGAAAATGTAGTAAGCCACGTAAAAAGCGTGGTAGGAGTAGGGGACTAA